One genomic window of Elaeis guineensis isolate ETL-2024a chromosome 2, EG11, whole genome shotgun sequence includes the following:
- the LOC140855825 gene encoding uncharacterized protein isoform X1, producing MWVSIFPSDHPDAPRLFIRDQRPDRIGLLRPSIAGEEDMHTKLFVFARSKITFRKSMIVGSPHLHFLLVQVGPPAASIFRGQSESTGDGFASKNLPSKCAQESLRGTSYGYAGPSPRHDPRKARPDRNPGSLSNVPICLSCVHMVPAL from the exons ATGTGGGTTTCTATTTTTCCTTCCGACCATCCCGACGCTCCCAGGCTTTTCATTCGCGACCAACGCCCCGATCGGATCGGTCTCCTCCGTCCGTCCATCGCTGGAGAAGAAGATATGCATACGAAGCTCTTCGTCTTTGCTCGGAGTAAg ATTACTTTCAGGAAGTCCATGATAGTTGGGAGTCCTCATTTGCATTTCTTGCTGGTCCAAGTTGGACCACCCGCAGCTAGTATCTTCAGAG GGCAGAGTGAAAGCACTGGGGATGGATTTGCGTCCAAAAACCTACCAAGCAAG TGCGCGCAAGAAAGTCTCCGGGGGACATCGTATGGTTATGCGGGACCAAGCCCCAGGCATGACCCAAGGAAAGCAAGGCCTGACAGAAACCCTGGCTCACTCAGCAATGTCCCTATTTGCCTCTCTTGCGTACACATGGTCCCCGCCTTGTAG
- the LOC140855825 gene encoding uncharacterized protein isoform X2 encodes MWVSIFPSDHPDAPRLFIRDQRPDRIGLLRPSIAGEEDMHTKLFVFARSKGRVKALGMDLRPKTYQASARKKVSGGHRMVMRDQAPGMTQGKQGLTETLAHSAMSLFASLAYTWSPPCSQANPFRVTVISPHYESCLSVC; translated from the exons ATGTGGGTTTCTATTTTTCCTTCCGACCATCCCGACGCTCCCAGGCTTTTCATTCGCGACCAACGCCCCGATCGGATCGGTCTCCTCCGTCCGTCCATCGCTGGAGAAGAAGATATGCATACGAAGCTCTTCGTCTTTGCTCGGAGTAAg GGCAGAGTGAAAGCACTGGGGATGGATTTGCGTCCAAAAACCTACCAAGCAAG TGCGCGCAAGAAAGTCTCCGGGGGACATCGTATGGTTATGCGGGACCAAGCCCCAGGCATGACCCAAGGAAAGCAAGGCCTGACAGAAACCCTGGCTCACTCAGCAATGTCCCTATTTGCCTCTCTTGCGTACACATGGTCCCCGCCTTGTAGTCAAGCCAATCCATTTCGAGTCACTGTTATCAGTCCCCATTATGAGAGCTGTCTGAGTGTATGCTGA